The proteins below come from a single Tenuifilum thalassicum genomic window:
- a CDS encoding DUF1987 domain-containing protein → MDPIKIAGTSQYPTVTLDKDAGVFEFLGNSLPEDARKFYDPIISWIDEYAKNPNPETVVKFKMIYYNTPSSKMIFQVLKRFEKIALEGNNITIIWMYNEDDIDIKDAGKDFSNHIKVPFKLESYKE, encoded by the coding sequence ATGGATCCAATAAAAATAGCTGGGACAAGCCAATATCCTACAGTTACGCTGGATAAAGATGCAGGGGTGTTTGAATTCTTAGGGAATTCGTTGCCTGAAGATGCTAGAAAATTTTACGATCCTATTATTTCATGGATTGATGAATATGCAAAGAATCCAAATCCAGAGACTGTAGTTAAATTTAAAATGATTTATTACAATACACCAAGTTCTAAAATGATATTCCAGGTCTTAAAACGATTTGAGAAGATTGCTTTGGAAGGGAATAATATTACTATCATTTGGATGTATAACGAAGATGATATTGACATTAAAGATGCTGGAAAAGATTTCTCCAATCACATTAAAGTTCCCTTTAAATTAGAATCTTACAAGGAGTAA
- a CDS encoding class I SAM-dependent methyltransferase encodes MILLETPQNWTDYELIDSGEGEKLERFGNQILARPEPQALWHKGLSQQEWERLAHAYFIKKKGNRDSDNEWGEWKKKRSCQEQWIIGYQYKQMHLKFRLGLTSFKHVGIFPEQAANWNYIYDTIMQLKINSPSVLNLFAYTGGASLAARAAGAAVTHVDSVKQTVNWSRENMELSNLNNIRWIVDDAVKFVAREVRRKRIYNGIILDPPAYGRGPNGEKWILENNLIELLENCNKILDKKNSFIILNLYSMGYSPIVAENLIVSIFSPKKYEMGELYVSDKSSRKLPLGVFIRSSQ; translated from the coding sequence ATGATACTGCTTGAAACTCCCCAAAATTGGACCGATTACGAGCTAATAGATAGCGGAGAAGGTGAGAAGTTGGAGCGATTTGGCAACCAAATCCTTGCCCGACCAGAACCCCAAGCTTTATGGCATAAGGGTTTGTCGCAGCAAGAATGGGAGCGCTTAGCTCATGCATACTTCATAAAGAAGAAAGGCAATAGAGATTCCGACAACGAATGGGGCGAATGGAAGAAAAAGAGGAGTTGCCAGGAGCAGTGGATAATTGGTTACCAGTATAAACAGATGCATTTGAAATTTAGACTGGGGCTAACCTCATTTAAACATGTAGGTATATTCCCTGAACAAGCAGCAAACTGGAACTACATTTACGACACTATCATGCAGCTTAAAATAAACAGCCCGTCTGTTCTAAACCTATTTGCATACACAGGCGGAGCCTCATTAGCAGCCAGAGCTGCAGGTGCAGCTGTAACCCATGTGGACTCCGTAAAACAAACCGTTAACTGGTCGCGCGAAAACATGGAACTTAGTAACCTTAACAATATTCGCTGGATTGTTGACGATGCCGTTAAATTTGTTGCCCGTGAGGTTAGAAGAAAAAGAATTTACAATGGAATCATTCTTGACCCGCCTGCTTATGGGCGTGGCCCCAATGGCGAAAAGTGGATTTTAGAAAATAATCTTATCGAACTTCTTGAGAACTGTAACAAAATTTTAGATAAAAAAAATTCGTTTATCATTTTAAACCTTTACTCAATGGGATACTCTCCTATTGTAGCCGAGAACCTTATTGTTAGCATTTTTAGTCCTAAAAAATATGAAATGGGAGAACTCTATGTTTCCGATAAAAGTAGCAGAAAACTTCCATTGGGCGTATTTATAAGATCTAGTCAATGA
- a CDS encoding peptidase U32 family protein, which yields MIELELLAPAKNLESGIAAITHGADAVYIAASKFGAREKAGNPIEDIEQLCSFAHQYHAKVYVTVNTIIYDQEIDEVQNLIHSIYKAGADAIIIQDFSILKMDIPPIALHASTQMHNLTPEHINFLSTCGISRVVLPRELSVAEIKNIRNKTQVELEFFVHGALCVSYSGQCYMSQALFNRSANRGACAQPCRLSYDLIDEHGNTLLKNKHLLSLKDLNLSRHIDELVNSGVTSFKIEGRLKDIGYVKNITAYYSNLLNQFIDSNKDYKRSSSGRCTYSFTPDPEKSFNRGFTNHFINGRILNQASFNTPKSIGKKIGKVKGVGKNFITISSTENLNNGDGLCFFNPQNELVGFRVNKVDENKIYPNRMVDGLHSGLIIYRNEDFEFEQLLNRESSSRKISCELKVHFSPTKIAFLIVDEDGITLKKELSNSFEEAHNQNILSQIESQLKKTGNTIFEIKSISFNASYLPFIPIKEINRLRRELLDELLKKRLLYHKREIRNIQNINPKLPYENLTYKSNVSNRLSRTFFKELGVNRIQPAFEIQEPDDNVELMVTRYCIKYELNLCPIKQNARPTGKLYLKNKYGIFPLVFDCKSCSMKVMKPKN from the coding sequence ATGATAGAACTCGAACTTCTTGCCCCTGCAAAAAACTTAGAATCTGGTATTGCAGCCATTACTCATGGCGCCGATGCCGTTTACATTGCTGCAAGTAAGTTCGGTGCACGAGAAAAAGCCGGAAACCCTATCGAGGATATTGAGCAACTATGCTCTTTTGCCCATCAGTACCATGCAAAGGTTTATGTAACTGTAAACACCATTATTTACGACCAAGAAATTGATGAAGTTCAAAATCTAATTCATAGCATTTACAAAGCTGGCGCTGATGCAATTATTATTCAGGATTTTTCCATTTTGAAAATGGATATCCCACCTATCGCGCTACATGCAAGCACTCAAATGCATAATTTAACTCCAGAACATATCAACTTCCTTTCAACGTGTGGTATCTCGCGTGTAGTTCTCCCAAGAGAACTTTCAGTTGCTGAAATTAAGAACATAAGAAACAAAACGCAAGTTGAACTAGAGTTCTTTGTTCATGGTGCCCTTTGCGTTTCGTATAGCGGTCAGTGTTACATGAGCCAGGCACTTTTTAATAGAAGTGCAAATAGAGGGGCATGCGCCCAACCCTGCCGATTATCCTATGATCTTATTGATGAGCATGGCAATACACTTTTAAAAAATAAACATCTTCTTTCGCTTAAAGATTTAAATCTTAGCAGACATATTGATGAGCTAGTTAACTCTGGGGTAACTTCATTCAAAATAGAGGGACGACTTAAAGATATTGGCTATGTTAAGAATATCACGGCATATTATAGCAACCTGCTAAATCAGTTCATCGATTCAAACAAAGATTACAAGCGTTCGTCGAGCGGTAGATGCACATACTCATTCACTCCCGATCCAGAAAAATCGTTCAACAGAGGGTTCACAAACCATTTCATAAACGGAAGAATATTAAACCAGGCTTCATTTAACACCCCTAAATCGATAGGTAAAAAGATTGGCAAGGTAAAAGGTGTTGGTAAAAACTTTATTACAATAAGCTCAACAGAAAATCTGAACAACGGAGATGGATTGTGCTTTTTTAACCCGCAAAATGAGCTTGTAGGTTTCAGAGTGAATAAAGTTGATGAAAATAAGATTTACCCAAATAGGATGGTTGATGGGTTACACTCAGGTTTGATAATTTACAGAAACGAAGATTTTGAGTTTGAACAGCTTCTTAACAGAGAGAGCTCTTCAAGAAAAATTAGCTGTGAACTTAAGGTACACTTCTCTCCTACAAAAATTGCATTTTTAATAGTAGATGAAGATGGAATTACTTTAAAAAAAGAATTATCAAATAGCTTTGAAGAAGCCCACAACCAAAATATTCTCTCACAAATTGAATCCCAGCTAAAAAAAACGGGGAACACAATATTTGAAATCAAATCGATATCTTTTAATGCAAGCTACCTACCCTTTATCCCAATTAAGGAGATAAACAGGTTAAGAAGAGAATTGCTTGATGAACTCTTAAAAAAACGGTTACTCTATCATAAAAGAGAAATACGTAATATTCAAAATATTAACCCTAAACTACCCTATGAGAATCTCACGTATAAATCGAATGTTTCCAATAGGTTAAGCAGAACCTTTTTTAAAGAGTTGGGAGTTAATAGAATTCAGCCTGCATTTGAAATTCAAGAGCCTGATGATAATGTAGAACTCATGGTTACCAGGTACTGCATTAAATATGAACTGAATTTATGCCCCATTAAACAAAATGCTAGGCCCACTGGTAAACTATACCTTAAAAACAAATATGGGATATTCCCGCTTGTTTTTGATTGTAAAAGTTGTAGTATGAAGGTAATGAAACCAAAAAATTAA
- a CDS encoding Cof-type HAD-IIB family hydrolase: MSEYKIVFSDVDGTLLNKNRELSSETIYQIRRITEFGIPFVMVSARMPLGMLHLYREIPLDAPAICYNGALILSSIEKGTSKENIISSETIDHAVAASIYEICNQFDLHFSLFSNNLWMVSKNDEWRLREENNTRVKATLCNNFETKVAELKNDNNPIHKIMIMGDSMIIDGLYNRLVKDYSNAINVYRSKETYIELTPANVNKAIGCEKLLKSMEISPTNAIAFGDNFNDIEMLELVGLGVAMDNSPDEVKTKAKRVTLSNIENGVAKTIGEIFK, from the coding sequence ATGTCTGAATATAAGATTGTTTTTTCCGATGTCGACGGAACCCTTCTTAACAAAAACAGGGAACTATCGTCTGAAACCATTTACCAAATAAGAAGAATAACCGAATTTGGCATTCCTTTTGTCATGGTTTCGGCTCGCATGCCATTGGGAATGTTACATCTTTACAGGGAAATACCCTTAGATGCACCAGCCATATGCTATAACGGCGCATTAATATTGAGTTCCATTGAAAAAGGCACGTCTAAAGAGAATATTATTAGTTCAGAAACAATTGACCATGCTGTTGCAGCTTCAATTTATGAAATATGCAACCAATTCGATCTGCATTTTAGCCTATTTTCAAATAACCTCTGGATGGTTTCAAAAAATGACGAATGGCGATTGCGTGAAGAAAATAACACACGTGTAAAAGCAACTCTTTGCAACAATTTTGAAACTAAAGTTGCAGAGCTAAAAAACGACAACAACCCCATTCATAAGATTATGATTATGGGTGATAGCATGATTATAGATGGTTTGTATAACCGATTGGTAAAAGACTACTCCAATGCAATTAATGTTTATCGCTCCAAAGAGACCTATATAGAGCTAACGCCAGCAAATGTTAATAAAGCTATTGGTTGTGAGAAACTTTTGAAAAGCATGGAAATTTCACCAACCAATGCAATTGCATTTGGCGATAATTTTAACGATATTGAAATGCTAGAACTTGTAGGACTTGGAGTTGCTATGGATAATTCACCTGACGAAGTAAAAACTAAAGCAAAAAGGGTGACCCTAAGCAATATTGAAAATGGAGTTGCAAAAACCATTGGAGAAATTTTCAAATAG
- a CDS encoding tetratricopeptide repeat protein, whose product MKKTILLCLLVVTALFGGVNELYAQSVNDAIQAYNEAATNYKQNPEQAIASALSAIQIAEELGEEGDEIKQKAENLVPTIYFQLAMAKYKAKDLQATLDNLEKAEETATKYNNGVVKTRVEKTLPKLYNVMGNRKYKEKKFDEALSNYSKAIKLDSTFIDPYLNSALALEELGNEDEMVKYLDLTIEMGTKYNDLDNVEKAKLKGKAYFLKKADEARNANKLNDVVNLLDMALKYDGNDYDIYRLMTINYHKLGRWNDAIEYGNKALEVIKGTAEDKAEIYYLIAESYHKLNKISEACEAYKNAAFGTFKPNADYQIKQLKCQ is encoded by the coding sequence ATGAAGAAAACAATCTTATTATGCCTTTTAGTGGTAACTGCATTATTTGGTGGAGTGAATGAGCTATATGCTCAAAGTGTTAATGATGCTATACAGGCATATAACGAAGCTGCAACTAATTACAAACAAAACCCTGAACAGGCCATTGCAAGTGCACTTTCAGCTATTCAAATTGCTGAAGAGCTAGGCGAAGAAGGCGATGAAATTAAGCAAAAAGCAGAAAACCTAGTTCCTACAATCTACTTCCAGCTTGCCATGGCAAAGTATAAGGCAAAAGACCTTCAAGCTACTCTCGACAACCTTGAAAAAGCAGAAGAAACTGCCACTAAATACAACAATGGCGTTGTTAAAACTCGAGTTGAAAAGACTTTACCCAAACTTTATAATGTAATGGGTAATAGGAAGTATAAAGAAAAGAAATTTGACGAAGCTCTTTCAAATTATAGTAAGGCTATTAAACTTGATTCAACATTTATTGATCCTTACTTGAACTCAGCATTAGCACTTGAAGAGCTCGGCAACGAGGATGAAATGGTTAAGTATCTTGATCTAACAATTGAAATGGGAACAAAATATAACGACCTTGATAATGTTGAAAAAGCAAAGCTAAAAGGAAAAGCTTACTTCCTTAAGAAAGCAGATGAAGCTCGCAATGCTAACAAGTTAAATGATGTGGTTAACTTACTTGATATGGCATTAAAGTACGATGGGAACGATTACGACATTTACAGGCTGATGACAATTAACTATCATAAACTTGGACGTTGGAACGATGCCATTGAATATGGTAATAAAGCTTTAGAGGTAATTAAAGGTACTGCTGAAGACAAAGCAGAAATATACTACCTAATCGCTGAGTCTTACCATAAGTTAAATAAGATATCTGAAGCTTGCGAAGCATATAAAAATGCTGCGTTTGGTACATTTAAACCAAATGCCGACTACCAGATTAAACAGCTAAAATGCCAATAA
- a CDS encoding nucleoside deaminase, giving the protein MGKEKEHEFFMREALKEAQKALQKNEVPIGAVIVCNGRIISRAHNLTETLGDPTAHAEMQAITAATNYIGGKYLNQCTLYVTIEPCAMCAGAIHWAQLGGLVFGAPDPKRGFTQFSSKILHPKTFTIANVLSEECSSIVTSFFSRKR; this is encoded by the coding sequence ATGGGAAAAGAAAAAGAGCACGAATTTTTTATGCGCGAAGCTTTAAAAGAGGCCCAAAAAGCTTTGCAAAAAAACGAGGTACCCATAGGTGCCGTTATAGTTTGTAATGGTCGAATAATTTCTAGAGCACATAACTTAACAGAAACGTTAGGAGACCCAACCGCACATGCCGAGATGCAAGCAATCACTGCAGCAACAAACTATATCGGAGGCAAATATTTAAACCAGTGCACACTTTATGTTACTATTGAACCGTGTGCCATGTGTGCAGGTGCAATACATTGGGCACAACTTGGAGGATTGGTCTTCGGAGCACCCGACCCAAAACGTGGGTTTACTCAGTTTTCATCTAAAATTCTTCATCCTAAAACATTTACAATTGCTAACGTTTTATCCGAAGAATGTTCCAGTATTGTTACATCTTTCTTTTCAAGAAAAAGATAA
- the aspS gene encoding aspartate--tRNA ligase, with amino-acid sequence MYRSHTCGELRIADVGKKVTLSGWVQRVRNLGAMTFIDLRDRYGITQLVIDENSSSDLKNLVKELGREYVVKITGEVIERASKNKKIPTGEIEVKVDELNILNPSETPPFTIEDETDGGDELRMKYRYLDLRRNPVKNALLLRHRMAQEVRKYLDEQDFVEVETPFLIKSTPEGARDFVVPSRMHPGEFYALPQSPQTFKQLLMVAGFDKYFQIVKCFRDEDLRADRQPEFTQIDCEMSFVERDDVLNTFEGLIKHLFSKVKGIEFNESFKRMPYTEAMEKYGSDKPDLRFGMEFVALNDVVKGKGFRVFDDAEYVGGICAEGCSEYTRKQLDKLTEFVKRPQVGASGLVYIKYNTDGSLKSSVDKFFSQEDLLAIANVMEAKPGDLMLILAGDKKKTLFALSELRLEMGSRLGLRDNNKFVPLWVVDFPLLEWDDEEKRYFAMHHPFTSPIPEDVPLFKTEPGKIRANAYDLVINGVEIGGGSIRIFDRELQQTMFDALGFTKEEAEKQFGFLMNAFKYGAPPHGGIAFGFDRLCSLFGGSESIRDYIAFPKNNAGRDVMIDSPSTISDKQLDELQIEIKKNE; translated from the coding sequence ATGTATAGATCACATACTTGCGGAGAATTAAGAATTGCCGATGTGGGCAAAAAGGTAACACTTAGCGGTTGGGTTCAAAGAGTTCGCAACCTTGGTGCTATGACATTTATCGATTTACGAGATAGGTATGGAATTACACAGTTAGTGATAGATGAAAATTCATCAAGTGATCTTAAAAACTTGGTTAAAGAGCTTGGACGGGAATACGTAGTAAAAATTACTGGTGAGGTTATTGAGCGTGCAAGTAAAAATAAAAAGATACCAACTGGTGAAATTGAGGTTAAAGTTGATGAGCTAAACATCCTTAACCCTAGCGAAACACCTCCGTTTACAATCGAAGATGAAACAGATGGAGGCGATGAGCTAAGAATGAAGTATAGGTATCTTGACCTTAGAAGAAACCCAGTAAAAAACGCACTCTTATTGCGTCATAGAATGGCTCAGGAGGTACGCAAGTATCTTGACGAACAAGATTTTGTTGAGGTGGAAACACCTTTCCTAATAAAGTCAACTCCAGAAGGAGCTCGCGATTTTGTAGTGCCCTCGCGTATGCATCCTGGTGAGTTTTATGCGCTACCTCAATCTCCACAAACTTTCAAGCAGCTCCTTATGGTTGCCGGTTTTGATAAGTATTTTCAGATTGTGAAGTGTTTTAGGGATGAGGATTTAAGAGCAGACCGACAACCCGAATTCACCCAAATTGACTGTGAAATGTCTTTTGTAGAGCGCGATGATGTTTTAAATACTTTTGAAGGGCTAATTAAGCACCTTTTTTCAAAAGTAAAAGGAATTGAATTTAATGAGTCTTTTAAACGCATGCCCTACACTGAGGCTATGGAGAAATATGGGAGCGATAAGCCAGATTTAAGATTTGGGATGGAGTTTGTTGCTCTTAATGATGTTGTAAAGGGAAAAGGTTTTAGGGTTTTTGATGATGCTGAGTATGTTGGCGGAATTTGTGCAGAAGGGTGCTCAGAGTATACAAGAAAGCAGCTCGATAAACTTACCGAGTTTGTAAAACGACCACAAGTTGGTGCTTCTGGTCTGGTTTATATTAAATACAATACCGATGGTTCGCTAAAATCATCGGTTGATAAGTTCTTTTCACAAGAAGACCTGTTGGCCATTGCAAATGTTATGGAGGCTAAACCAGGTGATTTAATGCTTATTCTTGCTGGCGATAAAAAGAAAACGCTTTTTGCATTATCGGAGTTGAGGCTTGAAATGGGTAGTAGACTAGGATTGCGTGATAACAATAAGTTTGTTCCATTGTGGGTGGTTGATTTCCCTCTTCTGGAATGGGACGATGAGGAAAAAAGGTATTTTGCCATGCATCACCCTTTCACTTCACCTATACCTGAAGATGTACCACTATTTAAAACTGAACCTGGAAAGATACGTGCAAATGCATACGATCTTGTTATAAATGGCGTTGAAATTGGTGGCGGTTCAATTCGTATTTTCGATAGGGAATTGCAACAAACCATGTTTGATGCTCTTGGTTTTACCAAAGAAGAGGCCGAAAAACAGTTTGGCTTTCTTATGAATGCCTTTAAGTATGGTGCTCCTCCACATGGTGGAATTGCTTTTGGCTTTGATAGGTTATGCTCATTGTTTGGGGGTAGCGAATCAATTCGTGATTACATTGCCTTCCCTAAAAATAATGCAGGTAGGGACGTTATGATTGACTCGCCCTCGACAATTAGCGATAAGCAGCTTGATGAGTTGCAAATTGAGATAAAGAAGAACGAATAG
- a CDS encoding S41 family peptidase, with amino-acid sequence MKKFILKLAAATIMIFVSLSNVKSDNAPLWMRYPAISPNGEFIAFCYKGDIYKVPSKGGEAIQLTSNPAYDYMPVWSPDGSHIAFASNRYGNFDIYVVSASGGEPQRLTYHSANEIPSCFSPDGKEVIFSANIQDSHLNVLFPSRILGELYSVPITGGEINQILTTPAEYVNFSPDGNFLAYTDRKGYEDIWRKHHKSSVTRDIWIYNIKEKTHKKITNFEGEDRNAVFSPDGKTLYYLTEQTGSFNIASMPISGDGESKILSNFDKHPVRFLSVDNKGTLCFHYNGGIYTMLPGESPSKVNITIRADRSEPEYVNKTINNGATEISISPKGKELALIIRGDIYVTSTDYSTTKRITNTPEQERSVSFSPDGKKLIYAAERNGSWNIYQTSIVSEEEPNFTLSTLLKEELIVDIPEEAFQPAYSPDGKEVAFLKERTTLCVKNLETGKIRTILDGKYNYSYRDGDQWYQWSPDGKWFAVNFMEVPSWPNSDVALVKADGSGEFFNLTPSGYEDNSPKWAMNGNAIIWFNDQMGMRSHGSWGSEFDVYAIFLNQKTFEEFKLPKIEWEILKEKEKEEQKSNEKEKEKSKKAKRKNLNTNNKSTKPIEIDFDGIEERKVRLTINSSNLSDAILTPDGDKLYYLSKFEKGYDLWVNELKDNKTKLLVKIDGDAGYMQMDKDQKYIYLLSDGKPMKINISNNKLTTIKFSADQTINPQGEREYLFEHMWRQVSKKFYDTALHGTDWEFYKKEYKRFLPHINNNFDFSEMMSELLGELNGSHTGCRYYYRSDNADQTASLGIFIDFNYKGKGIRIAEVIENSPLISSKFEIKAGCIIEKIDGNEILTNSDYFRALNRKKGKQTLVEIFNPATGKRWSQIVKPISLNEESNLLYKNWVKKRAADVERLSNGRIGYVHVKGMNSESFRKVYADLLGKYRDKEAVIVDTRFNGGGWLHDDLATLLSGKRYVDYVPRGQYIGSEPISKWYKPSIVLVSEGNYSDAHGFPFVYKTLKIGKLVGMPVPGTMTAVWWERLIDPSLVFGIPQMGVKALNGEYLENHQLYPDIQVSISPEDAATGIDTQIKAAVEELLKQLK; translated from the coding sequence ATGAAGAAGTTCATTTTAAAACTAGCTGCTGCAACCATAATGATTTTTGTAAGTTTATCGAATGTAAAATCTGATAATGCACCATTATGGATGCGCTATCCAGCCATATCACCCAATGGTGAATTTATTGCCTTTTGTTACAAAGGCGATATCTATAAGGTTCCTTCAAAAGGCGGTGAGGCCATACAGCTAACATCAAACCCAGCCTACGATTACATGCCAGTATGGTCTCCCGATGGTAGCCATATAGCCTTTGCTTCGAATCGATATGGTAATTTTGATATTTACGTGGTATCAGCTTCAGGAGGAGAACCCCAAAGATTAACCTACCATTCGGCAAACGAAATTCCATCGTGCTTTTCACCCGATGGGAAAGAAGTCATTTTCTCTGCAAATATTCAAGACTCTCATCTCAATGTCCTTTTCCCCTCCAGGATTTTAGGTGAGCTTTACTCTGTACCAATTACAGGTGGCGAAATTAATCAGATACTTACTACACCTGCCGAATATGTCAATTTTAGCCCCGATGGGAATTTCTTAGCGTATACTGACAGAAAAGGATATGAGGACATTTGGCGTAAGCACCACAAATCGTCTGTTACTCGGGATATTTGGATTTATAACATTAAAGAGAAAACCCATAAGAAAATAACAAACTTTGAAGGAGAAGATCGGAATGCTGTATTTTCACCCGACGGTAAAACACTTTACTATCTTACAGAGCAAACTGGGAGTTTTAACATTGCATCGATGCCTATTTCTGGAGATGGAGAATCTAAAATTCTGAGCAATTTTGATAAACATCCCGTTAGGTTTTTATCTGTTGATAACAAGGGAACATTATGCTTCCACTATAATGGTGGAATCTACACAATGCTCCCTGGAGAATCTCCATCAAAAGTAAATATAACAATCCGTGCCGATCGTTCTGAACCTGAGTATGTAAATAAAACCATTAACAATGGCGCTACTGAAATATCTATATCACCTAAAGGAAAAGAATTAGCACTAATAATTCGCGGTGATATATATGTTACCTCAACAGATTACTCTACAACCAAACGGATTACTAATACTCCTGAACAAGAACGATCAGTTAGTTTTAGTCCAGATGGCAAAAAATTGATTTATGCCGCTGAACGGAATGGAAGTTGGAATATATACCAAACCTCTATAGTTTCGGAAGAAGAACCTAACTTTACCCTATCAACCCTACTTAAGGAAGAACTAATAGTTGATATTCCTGAAGAAGCCTTTCAACCCGCCTACTCACCCGACGGAAAAGAGGTTGCCTTTCTTAAAGAGCGTACTACCCTTTGCGTTAAAAACTTAGAAACTGGAAAGATAAGAACGATACTAGATGGTAAATACAACTACTCGTATCGCGATGGCGACCAGTGGTACCAATGGTCACCCGACGGAAAGTGGTTTGCAGTAAATTTTATGGAGGTCCCATCTTGGCCTAACTCAGATGTGGCTCTTGTTAAAGCCGATGGCTCTGGCGAATTCTTTAACCTGACGCCAAGTGGCTACGAAGATAATTCTCCTAAGTGGGCCATGAATGGAAATGCGATTATTTGGTTCAACGATCAAATGGGAATGCGGAGTCATGGTTCTTGGGGTTCTGAATTTGATGTATATGCGATATTCCTTAACCAAAAAACCTTTGAAGAGTTCAAACTGCCTAAGATTGAATGGGAAATCCTAAAAGAAAAAGAGAAGGAAGAACAAAAATCAAACGAAAAGGAAAAGGAAAAATCAAAGAAAGCAAAAAGAAAAAATCTAAATACTAATAACAAATCAACAAAGCCTATAGAAATTGACTTTGATGGAATTGAAGAAAGAAAAGTTAGACTTACCATAAACTCATCAAATCTTTCTGATGCTATACTTACTCCTGATGGGGATAAGCTATACTACCTCTCAAAATTTGAAAAAGGATACGACTTATGGGTAAACGAGTTAAAAGACAATAAAACAAAACTACTTGTAAAGATAGATGGGGATGCAGGTTACATGCAAATGGATAAAGACCAGAAATACATCTACCTTTTATCCGATGGCAAACCCATGAAAATTAACATTTCGAACAATAAGTTAACAACTATCAAATTCTCTGCAGATCAAACAATTAATCCACAAGGTGAAAGGGAGTATCTGTTTGAACACATGTGGCGACAGGTATCAAAGAAGTTTTACGATACAGCACTTCATGGAACCGATTGGGAGTTTTACAAAAAAGAGTATAAGCGCTTCCTACCTCACATTAATAACAACTTTGACTTCTCTGAAATGATGAGCGAGTTGCTTGGTGAACTAAATGGCTCACATACTGGGTGTAGGTATTACTACCGTTCGGATAACGCAGATCAAACCGCATCGCTAGGAATCTTCATTGATTTTAACTACAAGGGGAAGGGTATACGAATTGCTGAGGTTATTGAAAACTCACCACTTATCTCATCAAAATTTGAAATTAAAGCTGGATGCATAATAGAAAAAATTGACGGTAATGAAATTTTAACCAATTCCGATTATTTCAGGGCTCTAAATAGGAAAAAGGGGAAGCAAACTCTTGTAGAAATTTTTAACCCTGCAACAGGAAAACGTTGGTCGCAAATAGTAAAGCCAATCTCATTAAACGAAGAGTCAAATCTTTTGTACAAAAATTGGGTTAAGAAACGGGCTGCCGACGTTGAACGCTTGTCAAATGGACGTATTGGCTACGTTCATGTAAAAGGTATGAACTCTGAAAGTTTCAGAAAAGTATATGCCGATTTACTAGGAAAATATCGGGACAAAGAGGCTGTTATAGTCGATACAAGATTCAATGGAGGAGGATGGCTTCACGATGACTTAGCAACCCTCTTAAGCGGTAAACGGTATGTAGATTATGTTCCTAGAGGTCAATACATTGGTTCTGAACCTATTTCTAAATGGTATAAACCATCAATAGTACTTGTTAGCGAAGGCAACTATTCCGATGCTCATGGTTTTCCATTTGTTTACAAAACATTAAAAATTGGAAAACTGGTAGGAATGCCAGTACCAGGTACAATGACAGCAGTTTGGTGGGAAAGACTTATTGATCCATCATTGGTTTTTGGAATCCCACAAATGGGTGTTAAGGCCTTAAATGGCGAATATCTAGAAAATCATCAATTATACCCAGACATTCAAGTCTCAATATCTCCTGAAGATGCAGCAACAGGAATTGATACACAAATAAAGGCTGCAGTAGAAGAACTACTTAAACAGTTAAAATAA